The sequence GCAGGTTTCCCAGCTCCAAATTAGCGATCCTGACCCTTTTGAGCCGGAGGACGTTGTAGCCAAACTTGTCGAGCATCCGTCTGATCTGGCGGTTTTTTCCCTCGCGCAGGATAAAGGTATAGGTCGCGCCGGTCATTTTTTTGACCAGGACCGGTTTGGTTTTTTCCCCTAAGATTATTATCCCCTGACGGTATTTGGCGATGACGTCCGGGGCGATCGGCCGGTCGACCGTCACTTCGTACTCTTTTTCGTGCTCAAATTTGGGGGAGGAGAGCCGGTGGGCGACGACCCCGTCGTTGGTCAGGAGGAGGAGCCCTTCGGAATCTTTATCGAGGCGGCCGACCGGGTGAAGGTTCTTTAATTTTGCCGGTAACAGGTCGATTGCTTCTTTTTCGCCAGCCTGGGGGAGGTTGG comes from Candidatus Margulisiibacteriota bacterium and encodes:
- a CDS encoding rRNA pseudouridine synthase; translation: ASRRKAEEYIKQGWIKVNGQVVTELGTKIDPATDRVELSEQAHKHQEEFIYLLMNKPVGYVTNLPQAGEKEAIDLLPAKLKNLHPVGRLDKDSEGLLLLTNDGVVAHRLSSPKFEHEKEYEVTVDRPIAPDVIAKYRQGIIILGEKTKPVLVKKMTGATYTFILREGKNRQIRRMLDKFGYNVLRLKRVRIANLELGNLRPGQYRLIKSSAIVAPTPIE